One stretch of Archocentrus centrarchus isolate MPI-CPG fArcCen1 chromosome 5, fArcCen1, whole genome shotgun sequence DNA includes these proteins:
- the LOC115779933 gene encoding uncharacterized protein LOC115779933 has protein sequence MSDTHHEELVERERNDNMNQDEDGALIVLSLKWIKPDEIQNMKRLGTSLNKMLQSWFNNQKLKVDCSVERIIFDGCVLIKTKPAPAIIELQKLSKQTLTGRDGNSVTITGISLTLPSAEVDTQVPADASLNLPTCGPEPQTDQVQPGKQSNAGPAAGEQSGTSSMSEPQTDQVQREKQSNAGPAAGEESGTSSISEPQTEQIQLEQQSNTASAAEEMHSCSLPVGHFWYVNHMYKEEMKHIEKKNGVKIRAEVKVKLELDQKDGSKDKALNEFINLVQKTTAESSGSVIPLKSTAPDQWRDALKTIQKKENKLLITLTSEEMTVCGPRQSQEVIRKFLNANAQQKNTNVSLEENERENEDTSLKIDMSNKDHLMQTGLTMEESYWKLMNSSYSENVAKIKDKFNVELKESDAGQGKVTVKAFYKKDEGNASMESHALRGLFHLYQKIATSPMSFSQAPATSGNWSWPWSWYFLLRSRNFHFHLSGKTAFKEARQGRKIKMSGTDGEVPMDVDKNYDPNQPFLKSKNQQHPTFTDKPAAVSVVDEAEALAVLSLKWIKHDEPGNMKKLETSLNKMLQSWINNQKLKVDCSVKRTLTDGCVVIKTEPPTAIIELQKLSKQTLTGRDGNSVTITDISLTLPSAEVNTQVPADASINLPSTQPEPQTDQVQREKQSNAGPAAGEESGTSSISEPQTEQVQLQQQSNTASAAEEMHSCFVPLSLFWYVNHMYEEEMKRIEKKNGIKIKAEVKVKLELDQKDGNPDKALNEFINLFQNNTVEYSGSVIPLKSTAPDQWSNVLKTIQKKENKLLVTMTSEGMTVRGPRQSQEVIRKFLNADAQQKRNTNVSLEENEREIWDTALKIDMTTKDHFPDAGLIMEESYWKLMSTSYNEQVKRIKDKFNVELKESDISHGKVSIKAFYNKDKGNASMESHALKALLRLCQKIDASPMKLSLFNGASGPSGSLMNTNSISQPEGASNELVLNGQSANRKHNADASQGGGATARDGEAEKCSICLDTFKNKKQLKCKHEFCEECLQQAKDVNGPICPICRVVFGMITGDQPDGKMSHYTLHGSLSGFPGCGTIVISYDIPSGIQTQKHPNPGQHFSGISRRAYLPDNSEGKEVLQLLKRAFDQKLIFTIGTSRTTGRDDQVTWNDIHHKTSTTGGPQWFGYPDPEYLSRVKEELKAKGIE, from the exons ATGTCAGACACCCACCATGAAGAGCTCGTGGAACGTGAACGCAATGACAACATGAACCAA GATGAAGATGGAGCTCTCATTGTTCTTTCACTGAAGTGGATAAAGCCTGATGAAATACAAAATATGAAAAGGTTGGGGACTAGTCTAAATAAAATGCTTCAGTCTTGGTTCAACAATCAAAAACTTAAAGTGGACTGCTCAGTGGAAAGGATCATATTTGATGGGTGTGTTTTGATAAAGACTAAACCAGCTCCAG ccatCATTGAGCTTCAGAaactgagtaaacaaacactAACTGGGAGAGATGGAAATTCAGTCACCATAACTGGCATTAGTCTGACCCTGCCGTCTGCAGAGGTTGATACACAAGTACCAGCGGATGCTTCATTAAACCTTCCTACTTGTGGGCCAGAGCCACAAACT GACCAAGTTCAACCAGGGAAGCAGAGTAACGCAGGTCCTGCTGCCGGAGAACAGAGTGGCACTTCTTCAATGTCAGAGCCACAAACT GACCAAGTTCAACGAGAGAAGCAGAGTAACGCAGGTCCTGCAGCTGGAGAAGAGAGTGGAACTTCTTCAATATCAGAGCCACAAACT GAGCAAATTCAGCTGGAGCAACAGAGTAACACAGCTTCTGCAGCTGAAGAGATGCACTCTTGTTCTCTCCCAGTGGGTCATTTCTGGTATGTGAACCACATGTACAAGGAGGAAATGAAACACATAGAGAAAAAGAACGGAGTTAAAATCAGGGCAGAGGTGAAGGTGAAATTAGAATTAGACCAGAAAGATGGGAGCAAAGACAAAGCTCTCAATGAGTTCATTAACCTGGTCCAGAAAACCACAGCTGAATCCAGTGGTTCAGTTATTCCTCTCAAGTCCACAGCTCCAGATCAGTGGAGGGATGCACTGAAAACCatccagaaaaaggaaaacaagctTTTGATTACTCTCACCTCTGAAGAAATGACTGTATGTGGGCCAAGACAAAGTCAAGAGGTCATCAGAAAGTTCTTAAATGCAAAtgcacagcagaaaaacacaaatgtttctCTTGAAGAGAATGAAAGAGAGAATGAAGACACATCACTGAAGATTGACATGTCCAATAAAGATCATCTCATGCAAACGGGACTAACCATGGAGGAAAGCTACTGGAAGCTGATGAATAGCTCTTACAGTGAGAACGTAGCAAAGATCAAAGATAAGTTTAATGTGGAACTGAAAGAATCAGATGCCGGTCAAGGCAAAGTCACTGTCAAAGCTTTCTACAAAAAAGATGAAGGAAACGCTTCTATGGAGAGCCACGCTCTAAGAGGTCTTTTTCATCTGTATCAGAAAATCGCCACATCCCCCATGAGCTTCTCTCAGGCCCCTGCTACCTCTGGAAACTGGAGTTGGCCATGGTCATGGTA CTTCTTATTGCGGAGCCGcaactttcactttcatttatcAGGAAAAACAGCGTTTAAAGAAGCGAGGCAGGG GAGGAAGATCAAAATGTCAGGCACCGACGGTGAAGTGCCCATGGACGTTGACAAAAATTACGACCCGAACCAA CCTTTTCTTAAGAgtaaaaaccagcaacatccaACATTTACTGATAAACCTGCTGCAGTAAGTGTTgtg gaTGAAGCTGAAGCTCTCGCTGTTCTTTCACTGAAGTGGATAAAGCATGATGAACCAGGAAATATGAAAAAGCTAGAGACTAGTCTAAATAAAATGCTTCAGTCTTGGATCAACAATCAAAAACTTAAGGTGGACTGCTCAGTGAAAAGGACCTTAACTGATGGGTGTGTTGTGATAAAGACTGAACCACCAACAG ccATCATTGAGCTTCAGAaactgagtaaacaaacactAACTGGGAGAGATGGAAATTCAGTCACCATAACTGACATTAGTCTGACCCTGCCGTCTGCAGAGGTCAATACACAAGTACCAGCGGATGCTTCAATAAACCTTCCTTCTACACAGCCAGAGCCACAAACT GACCAAGTTCAACGAGAAAAGCAGAGTAACGCAGGTCCTGCTGCTGGAGAAGAGAGTGGAACTTCTTCAATATCAGAGCCACAAACT GAGCAAGTTCAGCTGCAGCAACAGAGTAACACAGCTTCTGCAGCTGAAGAGATGCACTCTTGTTTTGTCCCATTGAGTCTTTTCTGGTATGTGAACCACATGTACGAGGAGGAAATGAAACGCATAGAGAAAAAGAATGGAATTAAAATCAAGGCAGAGGTGAAGGTGAAATTAGAATTAGACCAGAAAGATGGGAACCCAGACAAAGCTCTCAATGAGTTCATAAACCTTTTCCAGAATAACACAGTTGAATACAGTGGTTCAGTTATTCCTCTCAAGTCCACAGCTCCAGATCAGTGGAGCAATGTACTGAAAACCatccagaaaaaggaaaacaagctTTTGGTTACTATGACCTCTGAAGGAATGACTGTACGTGGGCCAAGACAAAGTCAAGAGGTCATCAGAAAGTTCTTAAATGCAGATGCACAgcagaaaagaaacacaaatgtttCTCTTGAAGAGAATGAAAGAGAGATTTGGGACACAGCACTGAAGATTGACATGACTACCAAAGACCATTTCCCAGATGCAGGATTAATCATGGAGGAGAGCTACTGGAAGCTGATGTCTACCTCTTACAATGAGCAAGTAAAAAGAATCAAAGATAAGTTTAATGTGGAACTAAAAGAATCAGACATCAGTCACGGCAAAGTCAGTATTAAAGCTTTCTACAACAAAGATAAAGGAAATGCCTCCATGGAGAGCCACGCTCTCAAAGCTCTTCTCCGTCTGTGCCAGAAGATTGATGCATCCCCCATGAAGCTCTCTCTGTTCAATGGTGCCAGTGGACCCAGTGGCTCACTGATGAACACAAACAGCATTTCTCAACCAGAGGGGGCCTCCAATGAGCTTGTGTTAAATGGCCAATCAGCAAACAGGAAGCACAATGCTGATGCATCCCAAGGAGGCGGAGCAACAGCAAGAGATGGTGAAGCAGAAAAATGCTCTATATGTTTGGATacgtttaaaaacaagaaacagctcaaatgtaaacatgaaTTTTGTGAGGAATGCCTTCAACAAGCAAAGGATGTGAATGGGCCCATTTGTCCCATATGCAGAGTCGTCTTTGGCATGATAACAGGAGACCagcctgatggaaaaatgtcacaCTATACATTGCACGGTTCCCTCTCTGGATTCCCAGGCTGTGGCACTATAGTTATCAGCTATGACATTCCAAGTGGAATACAGACG CAAAAACATCCCAATCCTGGACAGCACTTTTCAGGTATTTCCAGAAGAGCATATCTGCCAGACAACAGTGAGGGCAAAGAAGTGCTGCAACTGTTGAAAAGAGCTTTTGACCAGAAGCTCATTTTTACTATTGGAACATCCAGAACAACTGGAAGGGACGACCAGGTGACCTGGAATGACATTCATCACAAAACATCCACAACAGGAGGGCCACAATG GTTTGGGTATCCTGACCCTGAGTACCTGAGCAGAGTCAAAGAGGAGTTAAAGGCGAAAGGCATCGAGTGA
- the LOC115780457 gene encoding extended synaptotagmin-1-like, translated as MQSDKSEPSEPKAAECPSASNGEKKSVSNVEVETAKPKGISAVAVLWTFGKCLGALLPVYLAGYYRVSTSLLVFGMMIYTGWKHAREAKETRLKSAMQLLNDEQEHASMRVSSIKRDLPAWVNFPDVEKVEWLNKVLQQVWPFVGQYLEKLLIETIAPSIRASSSHLQTLSFTKVDMGDKAMKVVGIKAHTENDKGQVLLDLYISYVGNVEINVEVKRYFCKAGVKGIQLHGMMRVILEPLVGDVPIVGAVTMFFIRRPKLDINWTGLTNLLDIPGLNVMSDSMIMDAIASFLVLPNRLVVPLVPGLHVAQLRSPLPRGVVRIHLVEARKLAAMDNYVKGVMAGLSDPYAILRVGPQTFTSKHIDNTDSPKWGEMYEVIVHEVPGQELEVEVYDKDPDKDDFLGRTKLDLGIVKKSVVVDDWFTLKDTDSGQVHFRLEWLALLPSSDQLEQVLKRNESVTSKNADPPSSAILVVYLDKAEALPMKKGNKEPNPMVQLSVRDVTRESKTCYTTVNPEFEEAFTFFINDPRNQDIDIQVKDADRVQTLGSLTIPLSRLLSKSNLSLDQWFQLENSGSASRIYLNAVLRVLWLDEERIASDASSGLAAGLSNQLPQQTSPHPSFATEGLLRIHLLAGQNLVPKDNLMGGMMKGKSDPYVKMSIGGETFTSEVVKGNLNPTWNEMYEVILTSLPGQDLHVELFDKDMDMKDDFMGRLKISLKELIDAQYTDQWYTLSDVKSGRIHLALEWVPTASNSDRLDQVLQFYSRQSYQNKAVPSAGLLFVFVEQADGLPVKKSGKDPKVGAELTLGEKSRKTTVCERTTSPQWNEAFCFMVCDPRKDILVAKLSHSWTLPIGSVVIPIRELLSEPELVLDQWFHLDGASPESQILLRAELKLLIPSKCPAATVTTKAAAVSDPSPAKPKQETDTTLRSSSVDTPPVETIVSSVTSHEDADTTETADDSVQDEIKESSSPAVTRPPHSSPDLSFASEGLLRIILLEAQNLVAKDKVMGMVKGKSDPYAKISVGEASFKSNVIKENLNPVWNELYEVVLRPQSAKEMQVELYDKDMDKDDFLGRCTISVADIISSQYLDQWYTLNDVASGRVRLILEWVPAVSHNDTLDQVMHLLSLQSYQNKAVPTAALLFVYVDRAHSLPFKKSGKEPKAGAELVFGNTSYKTKVCDRSRSPQWSETFHFLVHDPTKEMLILKLSSAWDQPMGSLVVPVRQLLSEPQLVLDQWMPLDGALPESEILLRAELKILNSRMAEVPQPSVTAAKKEDTSTPTKKTVAGKEEKSSELPVHESVAASNQPEQPKTEEAKPPTAAEKAPPVKPAHDTIPAAAALMEKPADAGEHRTQPHTADKRDAEPQQKQTEGLDNLAHATVAGLHTDTKKPGDVTEIPKPAQLLPPHTTLSQTFAQEGLLRIHLLEAQNLVAKDNLMGGMVKGKSDPYVKINVGQVTFKSHVIKENLNPTWNEMYEAVLNGNSIQEIKFEAFDKDIDSDDFLGRFSVELKEVIRSQYTDQWYPLKEVKSGRVHLILEWVPAVSNAARLEQVLQLQSLQAYQNKAVPTAALLFVHIERAHSLSLKKSGKEPKAGAELVLGETSYKTKLCDRSTSPLWNESFYFLVHDPKHQMLVVKLSSGWDQPMGSLVVPVKNLLAEPQLVLDQWFQLDGASPESQILLRAELKILASKMVDLISEGTLPCAASGCGSGNGQVKLSLSYASQARKLVVIIHSCRGLLSHNKDGVDSYVSLMLLPDKSKATKRKTGVKKRDHNPEFNERFEYDLPMDDIRFRRLSVSVKNNSASFRSRDVIGQVQIELAEVDLVSGVTQWFTLKDEAE; from the exons ATGCAAAGCGACAAGTCGGAGCCGAGCGAACCCAAGGCCGCCGAGTGTCCGAGCGCCAGCAACGGCGAGAAGAAATCCGTGAGTAACGTGGAGGTAGAAACCGCCAAACCCAAAGGGATAAGTGCAGTGGCAGTGCTCTGGACCTTTGGGAAATGCCTGGGTGCTTTGCTCCCCGTCTACCTTGCCGGTTACTATCGGGTCAGCACCAGTCTGCTGGTGTTCGGCATGATGATCTACACGGGATGGAAACATGCTCGAGAAGCCAAGGAGACGCGCCTCAAGTCAGCTATGCAGCTGCTCAACGACGAGCAGGAGCATGCATCCATGAGAGTGTCCAGCATCAAGCGAGATCTTCCTGCATGG GTAAACTTTCCAGATGTTGAGAAGGTTGAATGGCTGAATAAG GTCCTGCAGCAGGTGTGGCCCTTTGTTGGTCAGTATCTTGAGAAGCTGCTGATAGAAACCATCGCTCCATCTATCCGAGCCTCAAGCAGCCACCTCCAGACCCTCAGCTTCACCAAGGTGGACATGGGAGACAAG GCCATGAAGGTTGTAGGGATCAAGGCACACACCGAGAATGACAAGGGACAAGTCCTGCTGGATCTCTATATTAG CTACGTTGGCAATGTAGAGATCAATGTTGAGGTGAAAAGATACTTCTGCAAAGCTGGAGTCAAAGGAATACAG CTGCATGGGATGATGCGGGTGATTCTTGAGCCTCTGGTTGGAGATGTGCCCATTGTGGGTGCAGTCACTATGTTTTTCATCCGCCGGCCT AAACTAGACATCAATTGGACTGGGTTGACTAATTTGTTGGACATTCCTGGATTGAA CGTCATGTCAGACAGCATGATTATGGATGCTATTGCCTCCTTCTTGGTGCTGCCCAACCGCCTGGTTGTCCCACTGGTTCCTGGACTACATGTGGCTCAACTACGCTCTCCTTTGCCCAGG ggTGTGGTACGCATCCACCTGGTGGAAGCACGGAAACTAGCAGCCATGGACAACTATGTGAAAGGGGTCATGGCAGGCTTGTCTGACCCCTACGCCATATTGAGGGTGGGACCTCAGACCTTCACCTCCAAACACATTGACAACACAGACTCTCCCAAGTGGGGAGAGATGTATGAG GTTATAGTCCATGAAGTACCTGGTCAAGAGTTGGAAGTTGAGGTATATGACAAAGACCCAGACAAGGATGATTTCCTGGGCAG GACCAAATTGGATTTGGGTATTGTGAAGAAATCCGTAGTTGTTGATGAT TGGTTCACTTTGAAAGACACAGATTCTGGTCAGGTTCACTTCAGGCTGGAGTGGTTGGCTTTGCTGCCGAGCTCTGATCAACTAGAGCAG GTCCTGAAGAGGAACGAGAGCGTCACCAGCAAGAATGCTGATCCCCCGTCTTCAGCCATCTTGGTTGTATATCTGGATAAGGCTGAGGCACTTCCT ATGAAGAAGGGAAATAAAGAGCCCAATCCCATGGTGCAGTTGTCTGTGCGGGACGTCACTAGAGAGAGCAAG ACTTGTTACACAACCGTTAATCCAGAGTTTGAAGAAGCTTTTACCTTCTTCATAAACGATCCTCGCAACCAGGACATAGACATTCAG GTGAAGGATGCTGACCGCGTGCAGACGCTGGGCAGCCTGACCATCCCTTTGTCCCGTCTCTTGTCAAAATCCAATCTTTCACTGGACCAGTGGTTCCAGCTGGAAAACTCCGGATCAGCCAGTCGCATCTACCTCAATGCCGTCCTTAGG GTCCTGTGGTTGGATGAGGAACGCATTGCATCTGATGCGTCCTCTGGTTTGGCAGCTGGATTATCCAATCAGCTACCACAACAGACCTCTCCTCATCCTAGCTTTGCCACAGAG GGACTGCTGAGAATTCACCTGTTGGCAGGTCAGAATCTTGTTCCGAAAGATAACCTGATGGGAGGCATGATGAAAGGCAAGAGTGACCCCTATGTCAAGATGAGCATTGGGGGTGAAACATTCACAAGTGAGGTTGTCAAGGGCAACCTTAACCCCACCTGGAATGAGATGTATGAG GTGATTTTAACCTCGCTTCCAGGCCAGGACCTGCATGTGGAGCTCTTTGATAAAGACATGGACATGAAGGATGACTTCATGGGCAG GCTGAAGATCAGTCTGAAGGAGCTCATTGATGCTCAGTACACTGATCAG tGGTACACGCTCAGTGATGTGAAGTCTGGTCGCATCCACCTGGCACTGGAATGGGTTCCAACAGCCTCAAACTCAGACAGACTGGACCAG GTTCTTCAGTTCTATTCCCGACAGTCCTACCAGAACAAGGCAGTTCCCTCGGCAggcctgctgtttgtgtttgtcgaGCAGGCGGATGGATTACCA GTGAAGAAGAGCGGAAAAGATCCAAAAGTAGGAGCAGAGTTAACTCTTGGGGAAAAGTCTCGAAAAACTACA GTGTGTGAGCGTACAACATCACCTCAGTGGAATGAGGCATTCTGCTTCATGGTTTGTGACCCCAGAAAGGATATCCTTGTTGCTAAG CTCTCCCACAGCTGGACCCTGCCCATAGGCTCTGTGGTTATTCCTATTCGAGAGCTGCTGTCTGAACCAGAGCTGGTCCTGGACCAGTGGTTCCATCTGGATGGAGCCTCACCTGAGAGTCAGATTCTTTTGAGGGCTGAACTCAAG TTGCTGATTCCAAGCAAATGCCCTGCCGCCACTGTTACGACTAAGGCGGCTGCTGTCTCAGATCCTTCCCCTGCTAAGCCGAAACAGGAGACAGACACAACACTCAG GTCGAGCTCAGTAGACACTCCTCCTGTGGAGACTATTGTCTCTTCAGTGACTTCACATGAAGATGCTGATACCACGGAAACTGCAGATGATTCGGTTCAAGATGAGATAAAAGAATCATCCAGTCCTGCTGTAACACGGCCTCCTCACTCTTCTCCGGACCTCAGCTTTGCCAGTGAG GGTCTGCTGAGGATCATCCTGTTGGAGGCCCAGAATCTTGTTGCCAAAGATAAAGTGATGGGTATGGTAAAGGGCAAGAGTGACCCTTATGCCAAGATCAGTGTTGGAGAGGCCAGCTTTAAGAGCAACGTGATCAAGGAAAATCTCAACCCAGTCTGGAATGAGCTGTATGAG GTGGTCCTGAGGCCTCAGTCAGCAAAGGAGATGCAAGTGGAGCTGTATGATAAAGACATGGACAAAGATGACTTCCTGGGCAG ATGCACAATCAGTGTGGCAGACATAATCAGCTCCCAGTACTTAGACCAG TGGTATACCTTGAATGATGTGGCGTCTGGCCGCGTCCGTCTGATCCTGGAGTGGGTTCCAGCAGTGTCCCATAATGACACCCTAGACCAA GTAATGCATCTGCTGTCCCTCCAGTCTTACCAGAACAAGGCCGTTCCCACTGCAGCACTCCTCTTTGTTTACGTGGACAGAGCGCACTCATTGCCT TTCAAAAAAAGTGGAAAGGAGCCCAAGGCTGGAGCTGAGCTTGTGTTTGGTAACACAAGCTACAAAACTAAG GTGTGCGATCGCTCCCGATCTCCTCAGTGGAGCGAGACATTCCACTTCTTGGTACATGACCCCACAAAGGAGATGCTCATACTGAAG CTCTCCAGTGCGTGGGACCAGCCAATGGGATCTCTGGTAGTTCCTGTGAGACAGCTGCTGTCTGAACCACAGCTGGTCCTGGACCAGTGGATGCCTCTAGATGGAGCCTTACCTGAAAGTGAGATCCTCCTGAGGGCTGAGCTCAAG ATTCTCAACTCGAGGATGGCTGAAGTTCCACAGCCGTCTGTGACTGCTGCAAAGAAAGAGGACACCAGCACCCCCACAAAAAAGACAGTCGCtggcaaagaggaaaaaagttcaGAGCTGCCGGTGCATGA GTCTGTTGCTGCATCAAACCAGCCAGAACAGCCTAAAACAGAGGAAGCAAAGCCTCCAACTGCTGCAGAGAAGGCTCCACCCGTTAAACCAGCACATGACAcaatccctgctgctgctgca CTGATGGAAAAGCCAGCGGATGCAGGAGAGCACCGCACACAGCCCCACACAGCAGACAAAAGAGACGCTGAACCACAGCAAAAGCAGACAGAGGG TCTGGATAATCTGGCTCACGCCACAGTGGCAGGTCTTCACACTGACACTAAAAAGCCAGGAGACGTTACAGAAATCCCCAAACCTGCTCAGCTTCTTCCACCACACACAACCCTGAGCCAGACCTTTGCTCAAGAG GGGCTGCTGAGGATTCACCTGCTGGAGGCCCAGAATCTGGTTGCAAAGGACAACCTGATGGGTGGCATGGTGAAGGGCAAGAGCGATCCCTATGTCAAGATCAACGTAGGCCAGGTTACATTTAAAAGTCATGTGATTAAGGAGAATCTAAACCCAACATGGAACGAAATGTATGAG GCTGTTTTGAATGGGAACAGCATCCAGGAGATCAAGTTTGAAGCATTTGATAAGGATATAGATTCTGATGACTTCCTAGGAAG ATTCAGTGTTGAGCTAAAGGAGGTCATAAGATCACAGTACACAGATCAG TGGTACCCTCTGAAGGAAGTGAAATCTGGACGGGTTCACTTGATACTAGAGTGGGTTCCTGCGGTGTCAAATGCAGCCAGATTGGAGCAG GTACTGCAGCTTCAGTCTCTCCAGGCTTATCAGAACAAAGCTGTTCctactgcagctctgctctttGTGCATATAGAGAGAGCACATTCACTGTCT CTGAAGAAGAGTGGAAAAGAACCCAAAGCAGGAGCTGAGCTTGTTCTGGGTGAAACAAGCTACAAAACCAAA CTCTGTGACCGCAGCACCAGCCCTCTCTGGAACGAGTCTTTCTACTTTCTGGTCCATGACCCTAAGCATCAGATGCTTGTGGTGAAG TTGTCCAGTGGCTGGGACCAGCCAATGGGATCTCTGGTGGTTCCTGTCAAGAATCTGCTTGCAGAGCCACAGCTGGTTTTGGATCAGTGGTTCCAGCTGGATGGGGCGTCCCCTGAAAGTCAAATCCTCCTTAGGGCTGAACTCAAG ATTCTGGCTTCCAAAATGGTGGATTTGATCAGTGAAGGGACTTTGCCCTGTGCTGCCTCTGGGTGTGGATCTGGAAACGGGCAGGTGAAGTTGTCACTTTCATATGCCTCGCAAGCAAGAAAGCTCGTCGTCATCATTCAttcctgcag gGGTCTGTTGTCACATAATAAGGATGGGGTGGACAGCTATGTCTCCCTCATGCTGCTGCCAGATAAAAGCAAGGCCACCAAGAGAAAGACAGGTGTGAAGAAAAGAGACCACAACCCTGAATTCAATGAAAG gtttgagTACGATCTGCCCATGGATGACATTAGATTCAGACGCCTCAGTGTATCAGTGAAAAATAACTCGGCCTCGTTCAGAAGCCGAGACGTCATTGGGCAG GTGCAGATCGAGTTGGCTGAGGTGGACCTCGTGTCTGGTGTAACACAATG GTTTACTCTGAAGGACGAAGCTGAGTAG
- the zc3h10 gene encoding zinc finger CCCH domain-containing protein 10, translating into MPDRDSSYLSGGGGSGGSLGEEGGPGSGLTGGAAEGRGGSGSSVGGNVSGSGGMGGGGALGNGNSCGNSGGQGAGLALDGVCRDFIRNVCKRGKRCRFRHPDFNEVPDLGVQKNEFIFCHDHQNKECMRSNCRFVHGSKEDEDYYKKTGELPLRLRGKVAARLGLSPMDLPHSRGEVPICRDFLKGECQRGNKCKFRHVKKDCEYEPSRVGVGGVMGPGVSGMVNAGGGIGGGGGACGGMQGLVGGGAGGGGNIMGTGCPGLGGCRDPGISGFGGVGGGGMSGCLSISSSGQRRYERNTCSMYDPLIESSLFDAGSLETSMDHTTLQLKRRRLEGLRLTDGSGGGHYELGVQATLPPRPLEYRFLEEENSLLRKRVEELKKQVSNLIATNEVLLEQNAQFRSQAKVMTLSSTPAPTEQSLAPPVGSVSSYNHSIAQTHTTLSSAGLQARPVTQQDLVAPTGAPSAPPTNAAPPTAPPPHLNPEITPLSAALAQTIAQGMAPPVSMAPVAVSVAPVAVSMTQPLPGITMSHATTPMVSYPIASQSMRITTLPH; encoded by the exons ATGCCTGACCGGGATAGTTCCTACCTGTCAGGTGGTGGTGGGAGCGGTGGTAGTCTGGGTGAAGAAGGGGGACCTGGGTCTGGTTTGACAGGGGGTGCAGCAGAGGGCAGAGGAGGATCCGGAAGTAGTGTTGGAGGAAACGTCTCAGGTTCTGGGGGCATGGGTGGAGGAGGAGCACTCGGAAACGGCAACAGTTGTGGGAACAGCGGAGGACAAGGTGCGGGACTGGCCTTGGACGGCGTCTGCAGGGACTTCATACGCAATGTCTGCAAGAGAGGGAAGCGCTGCCGCTTCAGACACCCGGACTTCAACGAGGTGCCAGATTTGGGAGTGCAGAAGAATGAGTTCATCTTTTGTCATGACCATCAGAATAAGGAGTGTATGCGTTCCAACTGCCGCTTTGTCCATGGATCTAAAGAGGATGAGGACTATTACAAGAAGACAGGAGAACTGCCTCTCAGACTAAGAGGGAAAGTTGCAGCACGGCTGGGCCTGTCTCCCATGGATCTCCCCCATAGCCGCGGTGAGGTTCCCATCTGCAGAGACTTCCTGAAGGGAGAGTGCCAGAGGGGCAACAAATGTAAATTTCGCCATGTCAAAAAAGACTGTGAATACGAACCATCCAGGGTTGGTGTGGGTGGCGTTATGGGGCCGGGTGTCAGTGGAATGGTGAATGCTGGAGGAGGAataggtggaggaggaggtgcctgTGGAGGAATGCAAGGACTTGTGGGAGGTGGGGCTGGGGGTGGAGGAAATATAATGGGGACCGGCTGTCCCGGATTAGGTGGTTGCAGAGATCCAGGTATCTCAGGTTTTGGGGGAGTAGGTGGAGGTGGgatgagtggttgtctgtccaTAAGTTCATCAGGACAGCGACGCTATGAGAGGAACACATGCTCAATGTATGACCCTCTGATTGAGAGCAGTCTGTTTGATGCGGGTTCCTTGGAGACCTCTATGGACCACACCACTCTACAGCTTAAGAGGCGGCGGTTGGAGGGGCTGCGTCTGACAGATGGGAGCGGAGGTGGGCACTACGAGTTGGGAGTTCAAGCCACCTTGCCACCTCGTCCTCTGGAGTACAGATTCCTAGAGGAAGAAAATTCCCTGCTTAGGAAGAGAGTGGAAGAGTTAAAGAAACAG gtTTCCAATCTCATTGCCACAAATGAGGTTCTCCTGGAGCAGAACGCTCAATTCCGAAGCCAGGCCAAAGTGATGACACTGTCTTCAACTCCTGCACCCACTGAGCAGAGTCTGGCGCCTCCTGTAGGTTCAGTCAGTTCCTACAACCACAGCATCGCTCAGACTCACACCACCTTGAGCAGCGCTGGATTACAGGCTCGGCCTGTCACCCAGCAAGACCTGGTAGCACCCACCGGTGCCCCTTCAGCACCTCCAACCAATGCAGCCCCACCCACTGCTCCTCCGCCACACCTCAATCCTGAAATAACGCCCCTCTCAGCTGCCCTCGCACAGACCATCGCCCAAGGAATGGCACCTCCTGTTTCTATGGCTCCGGTGGCCGTATCTGTGGCACCGGTGGCAGTGTCCATGACGCAACCTCTACCTGGCATCACCATGAGTCACGCCACCACCCCAATGGTGTCCTACCCCATTGCAAGTCAGAGCATGAGGATCACAACCCTGCCACACTGA